A part of Myxococcus landrumus genomic DNA contains:
- a CDS encoding energy transducer TonB produces the protein MTTSALDNGLVLPRRGGSGLLVGFVTGSLALHGLGLVVLHTKPPERTAPQKPVELVMVEVTKPPPPPPPEVKEEPKPEPPPPPKVRIKPPPIKVAQAPKPLPPPPEDAPPPPNEPPPPNAKPTPLVVGMSMSSTTSAGGFAAPVGNTLYGRTADRAKAPQEVKAYSAPKYTPIYQVDREPQLASEVKIPYPEEARRAGIEGTVTLSITIDPEGRVVAARVLKGPGYGLEEAARNAILRFRFSPAYKGGEAVSTEMKYAYTFLLD, from the coding sequence ATGACGACGAGCGCGCTCGACAATGGTCTGGTCCTGCCCCGACGGGGCGGCAGTGGGTTGCTGGTGGGGTTCGTCACGGGCTCGCTCGCGCTGCACGGGCTGGGGTTGGTGGTGCTGCACACGAAGCCTCCGGAGCGCACCGCCCCGCAGAAGCCCGTGGAGTTGGTGATGGTGGAGGTGACGAAGCCACCGCCGCCGCCTCCGCCCGAGGTGAAGGAGGAGCCCAAGCCGGAGCCTCCTCCTCCGCCCAAGGTCCGCATCAAGCCTCCGCCCATCAAGGTTGCCCAGGCCCCCAAGCCCCTGCCACCGCCGCCCGAGGACGCGCCGCCTCCGCCCAACGAGCCGCCGCCTCCCAACGCGAAGCCCACGCCCCTGGTCGTCGGCATGTCCATGTCCTCGACCACCAGCGCCGGCGGCTTCGCGGCCCCGGTGGGCAACACCCTCTACGGACGCACCGCGGACCGGGCCAAGGCGCCGCAAGAAGTGAAGGCGTACAGCGCGCCCAAGTACACGCCCATCTACCAGGTGGACCGTGAGCCGCAGCTCGCCAGCGAGGTGAAGATTCCGTATCCCGAAGAGGCCCGCCGCGCGGGCATCGAAGGCACGGTGACGCTGTCCATCACCATCGACCCCGAGGGGCGCGTCGTGGCGGCGCGCGTGCTGAAGGGGCCGGGCTACGGCCTGGAAGAAGCGGCTCGCAACGCCATCCTCCGCTTCCGCTTCTCTCCCGCCTACAAGGGGGGCGAGGCGGTCTCCACGGAGATGAAGTACGCCTATACGTTCCTCCTCGATTGA
- a CDS encoding TonB family protein, with translation MSSNVKARAALAAASMWVATPALAQAPQPEAPAAQAPQPTITKAPELVRSVSAQYPEAALAQGLTASVRLIITISDTGAVTDVQPTEPVGNGFDEAAIAAVRQFQFSPAEVDGVPAPVQVEYVYNFTLNAPPPAEGAAAEAEAPKATLTGQLISRGSRSRVAGATVRCGDEADAPEAVSDEEGRFTLEVPPGECAMRVIASGYQLYQTKETLKANETTEVKLYLAPAGSAFETVVRSARPKKEVVRRTVTREEAQKTPGTFGDPIRVIQTLPGVARAPFISGDLLVRGSNPGQTATMMDGVRIPNLFHLLGGPSVVNGEFIDSLDFYPGGYGSQYGRAVGGVVDVSTRKGAADTVHGSVKVDVLDAGFFLEAPITEGISVAAAARRSYVDALLPAFLPKDEGTTLSIVPVYWDYQLRLDLGAKRGETPEPGAARSTGYIMAFGSDDKLRLVSGGEKQDRDITLDSRTRFHRLKGDWTYRKGNFTSVFTPYVGVDYTDFSVGSFTEHDTIYSLGARELVTVELAPEFTLRSGLDVYFDHVKIDARTPAPGGTEYVPFPGAEPVAEMIHEKLTMNGFDGALFAEMDFKLGPVTITPGVRGNLQKVGDTRNVLLDPRLWVRYAASENTAFKGSLGLYSQPADTFQFIYSPYGNPLLAYQRAFQSSLGVEQRLWESWNVDVTGFYNRRFENVVAPGDVRPTENGGFVQDRYVNAGIGKAYGVELMVKKERASATDKWYGWLSYTLSHAEDGRAGAKPQRDDSFGGNGGPPGGFGEETYGLSAWDQTHILTLVGTYLLGNGWELGGRFRLTTGRPTTPLANRGDIYNSDANDFGPTYGRYFSARASTFHQLDVRIEKGWRFDNWTLALYMDVQNLYNAKNVEFVFNDYRYRKLRDIPGIPILPVLGVKGSF, from the coding sequence ATGTCCTCGAACGTGAAAGCTCGCGCCGCGCTCGCCGCCGCCTCCATGTGGGTGGCCACTCCGGCGCTCGCTCAGGCTCCGCAGCCGGAAGCCCCCGCCGCGCAGGCCCCGCAGCCCACCATCACCAAGGCCCCGGAGCTGGTGCGGTCCGTGAGCGCCCAGTACCCCGAAGCGGCGCTCGCCCAGGGCCTCACCGCCTCCGTGCGCCTCATCATCACCATCAGCGACACCGGCGCGGTGACGGACGTGCAGCCCACCGAACCGGTCGGCAACGGCTTCGACGAGGCCGCCATCGCCGCCGTGCGCCAGTTCCAGTTCTCGCCCGCCGAGGTCGACGGCGTGCCCGCGCCGGTGCAGGTGGAGTACGTCTACAACTTCACCCTCAACGCGCCGCCGCCCGCGGAAGGCGCCGCCGCCGAGGCCGAGGCCCCCAAGGCCACCCTCACCGGCCAGCTCATCTCCCGAGGCAGCCGCTCGCGCGTGGCCGGCGCCACCGTGCGCTGCGGCGACGAAGCGGACGCCCCCGAGGCCGTGTCCGACGAGGAGGGCCGCTTCACCCTCGAGGTGCCGCCGGGCGAGTGCGCGATGCGCGTCATCGCCTCCGGCTACCAGCTCTACCAGACGAAGGAGACGCTCAAGGCCAACGAGACCACCGAGGTGAAGCTCTACCTGGCTCCGGCCGGGAGCGCCTTCGAGACGGTGGTGCGCTCCGCGCGGCCGAAGAAGGAAGTCGTCCGCCGCACCGTCACGCGCGAGGAGGCGCAGAAGACGCCGGGCACCTTCGGCGACCCCATCCGCGTCATCCAGACGCTGCCGGGCGTGGCGCGCGCGCCCTTCATCTCCGGCGACCTGCTGGTGCGCGGCTCCAACCCGGGCCAGACGGCGACGATGATGGACGGGGTCCGCATCCCCAACCTCTTCCACTTGCTCGGTGGCCCGTCCGTGGTCAACGGCGAGTTCATCGACTCGCTCGACTTCTACCCGGGCGGCTACGGCAGCCAGTACGGCCGCGCGGTGGGCGGCGTGGTGGACGTGAGCACGCGCAAGGGCGCGGCGGACACGGTGCACGGCTCCGTCAAGGTGGACGTGCTCGACGCGGGCTTCTTCCTGGAGGCCCCCATCACCGAGGGCATCAGCGTGGCGGCCGCCGCGCGGCGCTCGTACGTGGATGCGCTGCTGCCCGCGTTCCTCCCGAAGGACGAGGGCACCACGCTCTCCATCGTCCCCGTGTACTGGGACTACCAGCTGCGCCTGGACCTCGGCGCCAAGCGCGGCGAGACGCCGGAGCCCGGGGCCGCGCGCAGCACCGGCTACATCATGGCCTTCGGCAGCGACGACAAGCTGCGCCTGGTGTCGGGTGGTGAGAAGCAGGACCGCGACATCACCCTGGACTCGCGCACGCGCTTCCACCGGCTGAAGGGCGACTGGACGTACCGGAAGGGGAACTTCACCTCCGTCTTCACGCCCTATGTCGGCGTGGACTACACCGACTTCAGCGTCGGCTCCTTCACCGAGCACGACACCATCTACTCGTTGGGCGCGCGCGAGCTGGTGACGGTGGAGCTGGCCCCCGAGTTCACCCTGCGCTCGGGCCTGGACGTCTACTTCGACCACGTGAAGATTGACGCGAGGACTCCCGCCCCGGGCGGCACCGAGTACGTGCCCTTCCCTGGCGCCGAGCCCGTCGCGGAGATGATTCACGAGAAGCTCACGATGAACGGCTTTGACGGGGCCCTTTTCGCCGAGATGGACTTCAAGCTGGGCCCCGTCACCATCACCCCCGGCGTGCGCGGCAACCTCCAGAAGGTGGGCGACACGCGCAACGTCCTCCTGGACCCCCGGCTGTGGGTCCGCTACGCCGCCAGCGAGAACACCGCCTTCAAGGGCTCGCTGGGCCTCTACAGCCAGCCCGCGGACACCTTCCAGTTCATCTACTCGCCCTACGGCAACCCGCTCCTCGCCTACCAGCGCGCCTTCCAGTCGAGCCTCGGCGTGGAGCAGCGGCTGTGGGAGTCGTGGAACGTGGACGTCACCGGCTTCTACAACCGCCGCTTCGAGAACGTGGTGGCGCCCGGTGATGTGCGGCCCACCGAGAACGGCGGCTTCGTCCAGGACCGCTACGTCAACGCGGGCATCGGCAAGGCGTACGGCGTGGAGTTGATGGTGAAGAAGGAGCGCGCCTCCGCCACGGACAAGTGGTACGGCTGGCTCTCGTACACGCTCAGCCACGCCGAGGACGGCCGCGCGGGCGCCAAGCCCCAGCGTGACGACTCCTTCGGTGGCAACGGGGGCCCGCCGGGAGGCTTCGGCGAGGAGACCTACGGCCTGAGCGCCTGGGACCAGACGCACATCCTCACGCTCGTGGGCACCTACCTCCTGGGCAACGGCTGGGAGCTGGGCGGCCGCTTCCGCCTCACCACCGGTCGGCCGACGACGCCGCTGGCGAATCGGGGTGACATCTACAACTCGGATGCAAACGACTTCGGGCCCACGTACGGCCGCTACTTCTCCGCTCGAGCCTCCACGTTCCACCAGTTGGACGTCCGCATCGAGAAGGGCTGGCGCTTCGACAACTGGACCCTGGCGCTCTACATGGACGTGCAGAACCTCTACAACGCGAAGAACGTCGAGTTCGTCTTCAACGACTACCGGTATCGAAAGCTCAGGGACATTCCTGGCATCCCCATCCTCCCGGTGTTGGGCGTGAAAGGAAGCTTCTAA
- a CDS encoding MotA/TolQ/ExbB proton channel family protein: MSSIAVLAQVPAENLGWLSSKLLGVTLTSAEWVLWILVFLSVLSIGIMLERAVYFARNRLPDSEALAVRLARGELDAVRVAIQGRRGMEAAIIREGLASSAQGADSVEQVIASTMARERPQYERFLSFLGTLGNNAPFIGLFGTVLGIIKAFHDLGSMNVKGAAIQQTVMGGISEALVATAVGLAVAIPAVVAFNIFNRQLKTLTSRANALGHALVGSLRAEAR, translated from the coding sequence ATGTCGTCCATCGCCGTCCTCGCCCAGGTTCCCGCGGAGAATCTCGGGTGGCTCAGCAGCAAGCTTCTCGGCGTCACACTCACCTCCGCCGAGTGGGTGCTGTGGATCCTGGTGTTCCTGTCGGTGCTGTCCATCGGCATCATGCTGGAGCGCGCGGTGTACTTCGCCCGCAACCGCCTCCCGGACTCGGAGGCGCTCGCCGTGAGGCTGGCCCGCGGCGAGCTCGATGCGGTCCGCGTCGCCATCCAGGGACGCCGGGGCATGGAGGCCGCCATCATCCGCGAGGGCCTGGCCTCCTCCGCGCAAGGCGCCGACTCCGTCGAGCAGGTCATCGCCTCCACCATGGCCCGTGAGCGCCCCCAGTATGAGCGCTTCCTGTCCTTCCTCGGCACGCTGGGCAACAACGCCCCGTTCATCGGCCTCTTCGGCACCGTGCTCGGCATCATCAAGGCCTTCCACGACCTGGGCTCCATGAACGTGAAGGGCGCCGCCATCCAGCAGACCGTCATGGGCGGCATTTCGGAGGCGCTCGTCGCCACCGCCGTGGGCCTGGCCGTCGCGATTCCCGCCGTCGTCGCCTTCAACATCTTCAACCGCCAGCTGAAGACGCTCACCAGTCGCGCCAACGCCCTGGGCCACGCCCTGGTCGGCAGCCTGCGCGCGGAGGCTCGCTAG
- a CDS encoding ExbD/TolR family protein gives MAGGAQDNEEEITGINVTPLVDVVLVLLIIFMVTANFIVRETVEVDLPRAANGGETVQGLVNVVLDKEGKFYFDGTQVTEVELTQKVAEAVAKDKDTRAIISADQSIAYGQVMRLIDTVKGQGIAKFALNIEKDVAPAPRG, from the coding sequence ATGGCCGGCGGCGCGCAGGACAACGAAGAGGAAATCACGGGCATCAACGTCACACCGCTCGTGGATGTCGTGCTGGTGCTCCTCATCATCTTCATGGTGACCGCCAACTTCATCGTCCGTGAGACGGTGGAAGTGGACCTGCCCCGCGCGGCCAACGGCGGCGAGACGGTGCAGGGCCTGGTCAACGTGGTGCTCGACAAGGAAGGGAAGTTCTACTTCGACGGCACCCAGGTGACGGAAGTGGAGCTGACGCAGAAGGTGGCCGAGGCCGTCGCCAAGGACAAGGACACCCGCGCCATCATCAGCGCCGACCAGAGCATCGCGTACGGACAGGTGATGCGGCTCATCGACACGGTGAAGGGCCAGGGCATCGCCAAGTTCGCGCTCAACATCGAGAAGGACGTCGCCCCCGCGCCGCGGGGCTGA